A window of the Salmo trutta chromosome 25, fSalTru1.1, whole genome shotgun sequence genome harbors these coding sequences:
- the LOC115162095 gene encoding striatin-3, whose product MDEHPGGGGVGMAAPRPQQQPQGNNNANPQIGGGGGSGMGQQHDEMPRPQQYTIPGILHYIQHEWARFEMERAHWEVERAELQARIAFLQGERKGQENLKNDLVRRIKMLEYALKQERAKYHKLKYGTELNQGEVKMPSFESEDTKDTEVPAVPQNSQLTWKQGRQLLRQYLQEVGYTDTILDVRSQRVRSLLGLSGSEQNGSVENRNLDQILNGGESPAKRKGQDMKRNPGDVLETFNFLENAEDSDEDDDEEGDLMEDIDSGKHTIKKHKMKVGNEGLASDLPDDPDTEEALKEFDFLVNSEDGEGAGEARSSGDGTEWAEPLPFPSGGGKSFIMGSDDVLESVLGLGDLADLTVSNDDADYSYDLPANKDTFRKTWNPKYTLRSHFDGVRALAFHPVEPVLVTVSEDNTLKLWNLQKTVPAKKSASFDVEPIYTFRAHVGPVLSLAMSSSGEQCYSGGIDHTIQWWNIPSSNVDPYDTYDPSVLAGTWLGHTDAVWGLAYSGIKNRLLSCSADGTVKLWNPQEKNPCISTYNAEKEHGIPTAVDFNGCDPAHMVASFNTGNAVIYDLETSQTAVVFAGQGESTLPAANHINKVVSHPTLPITITAHEDRNIKFFDNKSGKVIHVMVAHLDAVTSLAVDPNGIYLMSGSHDCSIRLWNLDSKTCVQEITAHRKKSDESIYDVAFHPSKAYIASAGADALAKVFV is encoded by the exons ATGGATGAACACCCCGGCGGAGGAGGAGTTGGAATGGCCGCCCCAAGACCTCAGCAACAACCGCAGGGGAATAACAACGCTAATCCCCAAATCGGTGGTGGAGGTGGCTCAGGGATGGGGCAGCAGCATGACGAGATGCCACGGCCACAGCAGTATACCATCCCCGGTATCCTACATTATATCCAGCACGAATGGGCCAGATTCGAAATGGAGAGAGCTCATTGGGAAGTGGAAAGGGCCGAACTTCAG GCTCGAATAGCATTCCTACAAGGAGAAAGGAAGGGTCAAGAAAATTTAAAGAATGATCTAGTTCGAAGAATAAAGATGTTAGAATATGCATTAAAGCAAGAAAG AGCAAAATACCATAAATTAAAATATGGAACAGAATTAAATCAAGGTGAAGTTAAGATGCCCAGTTTTGAATCAG AAGATACCAAAGACACAGAGGTCCCTGCTGTACCTCAGAATAGTCAGCTGACGTGGAAACAGGGCAGACAACTCCTCAGACA ATATCTTCAGGAAGTAGGTTACACGGACACAATACTAGATGTGCGGTCTCAGAGAGTGCGTTCGTTACTGGGCCTGTCCGGCTCAGAGCAGAATGGCTCAGTGGAAAACAGGAACCTGGATCAGATCCTCAATGGAGGGGAGTCTCCAGCCAAACGAAAGGGACAAGATATGaaaag GAATCCAGGAGATGTTCTGGAAACATTTAACTTCTTAGAAAACGCAGAGGAcagtgatgaagatgatgatgaggagggagACCTGATGGAGGATATAGACAGTGGCAAACACACAATAAAAAAGCATAAGATGAAG GTTGGGAACGAGGGCCTGGCCTCTGACCTTCCAGATGACCCCGACACAGAGGAGGCTCTGAAGGAGTTTGACTTCCTGGTGAATTCCGAGGATGGAGAAGGAGCAGGGGAGGCCCGGAGTTCAGGGGACGGGACCGAATGGG CCGAGCCCTTACCGTTTCCCTCAGGCGGGGGCAAGTCTTTTATCATGGGCTCTGATGACGTGTTGGAGAGTGTCCTGGGACTGGGAGACCTAGCTGACCTCACTGTCTCCAATGACGACGCCGACTACAGCTATGAC CTGCCAGCCAATAAGGACACGTTCAGGAAGACGTGGAATCCAAAGTACACCCTGCGCAGCCACTTTGACGGGGTCAGGGCTCTGGCCTTCCATCCTGTAGAGCCTGTCCTGGTCACCGTGTCTGAGGACAACACCCTCAAACTGTGGAACCTGCAGAAGACTGTGCCTGCCaaaaa AAGTGCCTCTTTTGATGTGGAGCCTATTTATACGTTCAGAGCTCATGT GGGGCCTGTGCTCTCCCTGGCTATGAGTTCTAGTGGAGAGCAGTGTTACAGTGGAGGGATTGACCACACAATACAGTGGTGGAACATCCCCAGCTCCAATGTGGACCCTTATGACACCTATG ACCCCAGCGTCCTGGCTGGAACCTGGCTGGGCCACACAGACGCCGTGTGGGGGCTGGCCTACAGCGGGATCAAGAACCGCCTGCTGTCCTGCTCTGCAGACGGAACCGTCAAGCTGTGGAACCCCCAGGAGAAGAACCCATGCATCAGCACTTACAATGCAGAGAAAG AGCACGGCATCCCCACTGCGGTGGACTTCAACGGCTGTGACCCCGCCCACATGGTGGCGTCCTTCAACACGGGCAACGCTGTGATCTATGACCTGGAGACGTCACAGACCGCCGTGGTGTTCGCTGGTCAGGGGGAGAGCA CTCTGCCTGCAGCCAACCACATCAACAAGGTAGTGAGTCACCCCACCCTGCCGATCACCATCACGGCCCACGAGGACAGGAACATCAAGTTCTTTGACAATAAATCGG GTAAAGTGATCCATGTGATGGTGGCCCACCTGGATGCCGTTACCAGCCTGGCTGTGGACCCCAACGGGATCTACCTGATGTCAGGAA GCCACGACTGCTCTATCCGTCTGTGGAACCTGGACAGTAAGACCTGTGTGCAGGAGATCACTGCCCACCGCAAGAAGTCTGACGAGTCCATCTATGACGTTGCCTTCCACCCGTCTAAGGCATACATAGCAAGTGCCGGGGCTGACGCCCTGGCCAAAGTGTTTGTGTAG